In a genomic window of Bombina bombina isolate aBomBom1 chromosome 10, aBomBom1.pri, whole genome shotgun sequence:
- the LRRC8B gene encoding volume-regulated anion channel subunit LRRC8B: protein MITVTELKFLSDAQSSYHILKPWWDVFWYYITMVMLMIAVLAGALQITQSRMLCLPCKAEVDNQCAHPLEQIIAKINFSAPLVAKIPTGIQNDLHRQQYAYIDAVCYEKRLHWFTKFFPYLVFLHTIIFAVCSNFWLHYPSTSSRLEHFVAILYKCFDSPWTTRALSETVAEQTVRTQHHKRSRLLTMSTSNAEELESRKQSLQPGVEPSAIEDDVSNVLDKKEGEQAKALFEKVRRFRLHVEQKDIIYRLYMKQIVVKVIVLIVIVSYVSYFLMHITFEIDCVVDIEAFTGYKRYQCVYSLAAIFKLLATFYVFLVLLYGFACCYSLWWMLRSSLKQYSFEAVREKSNYSDIPDVQNDFAFILHLADQYDPLYAKRFSIFLSEVSENKLKQINLNNEWTVDMLRNKLTRNAKDKVELHLFMLCGLPDNVFELNEIEVLVLELIPDAKLTPVITQLVNLKELRVYHSTLTVDLQALSFLAENLKILHLKFTAMEKIPSWVFHLKNLKELYIAGSLDSYNNTSIEGLQDLKNLASLYLKSSLPRIPKVVIDMLPSLEKLTINNEGNRLMVLICLKKMINLTSLELINCDLERIPHAIFSLTELREIDFRGNNFKTVEEIISFQHLPKLMCLKLWHNSIAYIPLQIGALSNLEQLYLNHNNIEIVPLQLFLCNKLRILDLSYNNLTFIPEEIQLLKNLQYFAVTKNSMEILPEGLFKCNKLQYLLVGKNNLFSLSPLVGELMHLIKIELIGNQIEFLPPELESCQALKLNNIIVENNVLRTLPSCRKEDSKPSQR from the exons ATGATAACTGTAACAGAGCTCAAGTTTTTGTCCGACGCTCAATCATCATATCACATCCTAAAGCCATGGTGGGACGTGTTTTGGTATTACATCACAATGGTTATGCTGATGATTGCAGTTCTGGCGGGCGCTCTGCAAATCACACAAAGCAGAATGTTATGCCTCCCCTGTAAGGCAGAAGTAGACAATCAATGTGCGCACCCTCTGGAACAAATCATAGCAAAGATCAACTTCTCAGCTCCTTTAGTAGCAAAAATTCCTACTGGAATCCAGAATGACCTTCACAGACAACAATATGCCTATATTGATGCAGTATGCTATGAAAAACGGCTTCATTGGTTTACAAAGTTCTTCCCCTATCTGGTTTTTCTACACACTATAATTTTTGCAGTTTGCAGTAATTTTTGGCTTCACTACCCTAGTACAAGTTCCCGACTAGAACACTTTGTAGCCATTCTCTACAAATGCTTTGATTCTCCATGGACAACGAGGGCTTTGTCAGAGACAGTTGCTGAACAAACTGTAAGGACTCAGCATCACAAAAGGTCCCGTCTCTTGACGATGTCCACTTCCAATGCTGAAGAACTAGAATCTAGAAAACAGTCTCTTCAGCCTGGAGTGGAACCCTCAGCAATAGAAGATGATGTCTCTAATGTCCTGGACAAAAAGGAAGGCGAACAAGCAAAGGCTCTGTTTGAGAAAGTCAGAAGATTTCGGCTCCACGTTGAACAAAAGGACATTATATACAGATTGTATATGAAACAAATTGTTGTTAAGGTGATTGTCTTGATCGTGATTGTTTCTTATGTATCTTACTTTTTGATGCATATAACATTCGAAATTGACTGCGTAGTTGACATTGAAGCATTCACTGGATATAAAAGATACCAGTGTGTCTACTCTCTAGCTGCAATTTTTAAACTTTTGGCTACGTTTTATGTATTCCTGGTGTTATTGTATGGGTTTGCCTGCTGTTACAGTTTGTGGTGGATGTTAAGAAGCTCCCTTAAACAATATTCTTTTGAAGCAGTAAGAGAAAAAAGTAATTATAGTGATATCCCTGATGTCCAAAATGACTTTGCCTTCATCCTACACTTAGCAGATCAGTATGACCCACTTTATGCTAAACGTTTCTCCATATTTTTATCAGAGGTGAGCGAGAACAAGCTGAAGCAGATAAATCTCAACAACGAATGGACGGTAGATATGCTTAGAAATAAATTAACACGTAATGCCAAGGATAAAGTGGAGCTTCATCTTTTTATGTTGTGTGGGTTGCCGGACAATGTTTTCGAACTAAATGAGATAGAAGTCTTAGTGTTAGAACTCATTCCAGATGCCAAACTTACGCCAGTGATAACCCAACTGGTCAACCTCAAGGAACTTCGGGTTTACCATTCAACCCTTACGGTAGATCTGCAAGCACTTAGCTTTCTAGCTGAGAATctaaaaatattacatttgaaattcACTGCTATGGAAAAGATCCCATCTTGGGTTTTCCACTTAAAAAACTTGAAGGAACTGTACATTGCAGGATCTCTTGACAGTTACAACAATACAAGTATTGAAGGCCTTCAAGATTTGAAGAATCTAGCATCACTTTACTTAAAGAGCAGTCTTCCACGTATTCCTAAGGTGGTTATAGATATGCTACCATCATTGGAAAAGCTGACAATTAACAATGAAGGAAACAGATTAATGGTATTGATAtgtctaaaaaaaatgataaacctCACAAGTTTGGAATTAATCAACTGTGACTTAGAACGAATCCCACATGCTATTTTCAGTTTAACAGAACTGAGGGAAATTGACTTCAGAGGAAACAATTTTAAAACTGTGGAAGAGATCATTAGCTTTCAGCATTTACCGAAATTGATGTGTTTAAAGTTGTGGCACAATTCCATTGCCTATATACCATTACAGATTGGGGCATTATCAAACCTGGAACAGCTCTACTTAAATCACAATAACATTGAAATTGTTCCGCTTCAGCTATTTCTTTGTAACAAGCTCCGGATCTTGGATTTAAGTTATAACAACTTAACATTCATCCCAGAAGAAATTCAACTATTGAAAAACCTACAGTATTTTGCTGTAACAAAAAACAGC ATGGAGATACTTCCAGAGGGGCTGTTTAAATGCAACAAACTTCAGTATTTACTGGTGGGAAAGAATAACTTGTTCAGCCTTTCTCCTCTGGTTGGGGAACTGATGCACCTTATTAAAATAGAACTCATTGGAAATCAGATCGAATTTCTTCCCCCGGAGTTGGAATCGTGCCAGGCCCTAAAACTGAACAATATAATTGTGGAAAATAATGTGCTACGTACTCtcccctcttgtagaaaggaggaTTCAAAACCTTCTCAAAGATAA